In Desulfonatronum sp. SC1, one DNA window encodes the following:
- a CDS encoding chemotaxis protein CheA has product MNQEFSDPEIFADFIVEAKEHLETIEPNLLLLEKQPRDVGLLDAIFRPMHSLKGASGFLGLPQINNLAHKAENILDELRKGKFQVTPEIMDIILATTDALRTMIDNLEISGEEGNVETREIITRINDVLEGGGITSAPITQGAAAAPENAFSTSSPPPSKDSSQATSKSFEHTPDQSTPPSQASADTGNGSSPTLGASSDSYPLNAVSAEHLADFLEEAQEIVANLNQSLLELERTPEGKNELINDIFRYMHNLKGNSGLLGFMELNSLAHEAESLLGQVRKGEIALERDLIDLLLAATDQIDGLVAKVDAESMTVAATDVQPMISKLYQARTGESLVEEQSDATSDVQNAAALHQDPPPQAPAYTNIVPPPPPTPNGIDPEDFVIFRETSRQQVENMGLALNLLTENPAHKDSIDGLYRSLLTLQNSSNYMGFDDLNVYAERTAKLVDQARNADMGFELFLDLLNQEKEIIADMVEAVLNKHAPSDAISPKPQLDAQPGEEQEPVASQVSQSQPVQEESVTDTFPKDAPSPEPVVAAVPPASNSDKGQAASDNPPLPSSSEAPGQRPHPASPPPKSASGQDPAAPKTKTSTTIRVDHERLDHLMNLIGELIINRNRFAMLSKSLEENPDQVEQVAQQLTESTYAMARISDDLQDTIMQVRMVAVSAVFSRFPRLVRDLSRKNGKEVELITEGEETELDKSIVEVIGDPLVHLIRNSMDHGLEGREERVDAGKPPTGRIWLRAYHKGNSVAIEVEDDGRGIDPEKMRKVAVKKGLMSEEEAARLDDREAVELIFAPGFSSAEKITDISGRGVGMDVVRTNIKNLKGTVNVTSELGKGSKMTLVLPLTLAIIDALMVTVAGATYAIPLDAVSETTKIEAESLTDVSGRKAVTLRDEVLGIIELTDLLGLPKNIHQREILPVVVITDNDRRLGLVVDRLLERQEVVIKPLGTYLGDIDGISGATIMGDGSVVLILDPHEVYALATSRSGR; this is encoded by the coding sequence ATGAACCAAGAGTTCTCGGATCCGGAAATATTTGCTGATTTCATCGTCGAAGCCAAAGAACATCTGGAAACCATCGAGCCCAACCTGCTGCTTCTGGAAAAACAGCCGCGGGACGTGGGTCTTTTGGACGCCATTTTCCGGCCGATGCACTCTTTGAAAGGAGCCTCCGGATTTCTGGGCCTGCCCCAGATCAACAATTTGGCCCACAAGGCCGAAAACATCCTGGACGAGCTGCGCAAGGGAAAATTTCAGGTCACTCCGGAGATCATGGACATCATCCTGGCGACCACCGACGCCTTGCGCACGATGATCGACAACCTGGAGATTAGCGGTGAAGAAGGAAATGTGGAAACCAGGGAAATCATCACACGCATCAACGACGTTCTAGAGGGCGGCGGCATCACCTCCGCGCCGATCACCCAGGGAGCCGCTGCTGCTCCGGAAAACGCATTTTCGACATCGTCTCCGCCACCCTCCAAGGACTCATCCCAAGCGACTTCTAAGTCATTCGAGCATACACCCGATCAGAGCACACCTCCTTCCCAGGCTTCTGCGGACACGGGAAACGGCTCTTCGCCCACGCTTGGGGCATCTTCGGACAGCTACCCCTTGAACGCCGTCAGTGCGGAACATCTGGCGGACTTCCTGGAAGAGGCCCAAGAGATCGTCGCCAACCTGAATCAATCCCTTCTGGAACTGGAGCGAACCCCGGAAGGAAAAAACGAGTTGATCAACGATATTTTCCGCTACATGCACAACCTCAAGGGCAACAGTGGTTTGCTGGGTTTTATGGAACTCAACTCTCTGGCCCATGAAGCTGAAAGCCTGCTGGGGCAAGTGCGCAAGGGAGAGATAGCTCTGGAGCGAGACCTGATCGACCTGCTCCTGGCCGCCACGGACCAGATTGACGGCTTGGTGGCCAAGGTAGACGCCGAATCCATGACCGTCGCCGCGACGGATGTTCAGCCGATGATCAGCAAGCTGTACCAGGCTCGCACTGGAGAATCGCTCGTGGAAGAGCAATCGGACGCAACCAGCGACGTGCAAAACGCGGCCGCTCTTCACCAAGACCCGCCGCCACAAGCGCCTGCATACACCAACATCGTCCCTCCTCCCCCCCCGACACCAAACGGAATAGATCCGGAAGATTTCGTTATTTTTCGTGAAACCTCCCGCCAGCAAGTGGAAAACATGGGCTTGGCCTTGAACCTTTTGACCGAGAATCCCGCCCATAAAGACTCCATCGACGGCTTGTATCGCTCCTTGCTGACTCTCCAAAACTCATCCAATTACATGGGCTTCGACGATCTGAACGTGTACGCCGAGCGCACGGCCAAGCTCGTGGACCAGGCCCGTAACGCGGACATGGGGTTTGAGTTGTTTCTGGATTTGCTCAATCAGGAAAAAGAGATCATCGCGGACATGGTCGAAGCGGTGCTGAACAAGCACGCGCCTAGCGACGCCATTTCCCCAAAACCTCAACTTGACGCGCAACCCGGCGAAGAACAAGAGCCAGTCGCATCTCAAGTATCTCAATCCCAACCAGTTCAGGAAGAATCCGTCACGGACACCTTTCCCAAGGATGCGCCTTCGCCGGAACCCGTAGTAGCCGCGGTCCCGCCTGCCTCAAACTCGGATAAGGGGCAGGCCGCCAGCGACAATCCGCCTCTCCCCTCTTCCTCTGAAGCCCCCGGCCAACGTCCGCATCCCGCGTCGCCCCCCCCTAAGTCCGCTTCTGGTCAAGATCCCGCCGCGCCCAAGACCAAAACGTCCACCACCATCCGCGTTGACCATGAACGGCTGGATCATTTGATGAACCTGATCGGCGAGTTGATCATCAACCGCAACCGTTTCGCCATGCTTTCCAAATCGCTGGAGGAAAACCCGGATCAGGTGGAACAGGTCGCCCAGCAGTTGACCGAATCCACCTACGCCATGGCCAGGATTTCCGACGACCTTCAGGACACCATCATGCAGGTGCGCATGGTCGCGGTGAGCGCGGTGTTCTCCAGGTTTCCCCGGCTTGTTCGGGACTTGAGCCGCAAAAACGGCAAGGAAGTGGAACTGATCACCGAAGGTGAGGAAACCGAACTGGACAAAAGTATCGTGGAAGTCATCGGCGACCCCCTGGTCCACTTGATCCGCAACTCCATGGACCACGGCCTGGAAGGCCGTGAAGAACGCGTTGACGCGGGCAAGCCCCCCACCGGACGGATTTGGTTACGCGCCTACCACAAGGGGAATTCCGTGGCCATCGAGGTGGAAGACGATGGTCGGGGCATTGATCCGGAAAAAATGCGCAAGGTGGCGGTAAAAAAAGGACTGATGTCCGAGGAGGAAGCCGCCAGACTCGACGACCGAGAGGCGGTCGAGCTGATCTTTGCCCCGGGGTTCTCATCGGCCGAGAAGATTACGGACATTTCCGGTCGAGGCGTGGGCATGGACGTGGTCCGGACCAATATCAAGAACCTCAAGGGCACGGTCAACGTGACCTCCGAACTGGGCAAGGGGTCGAAGATGACCTTGGTCCTGCCCCTGACCCTGGCCATTATCGACGCCCTGATGGTCACCGTGGCCGGGGCCACGTACGCCATCCCTCTGGACGCGGTATCCGAGACAACGAAGATCGAGGCCGAGTCACTCACCGACGTCAGTGGCCGCAAGGCGGTCACCCTGCGGGACGAGGTGTTGGGCATCATCGAGTTGACCGACCTACTCGGCCTGCCCAAAAATATCCACCAACGAGAGATTCTCCCGGTGGTGGTGATCACGGACAACGACCGTCGTCTGGGCTTGGTGGTGGATCGCTTGCTGGAACGCCAGGAGGTGGTCATCAAACCGCTGGGCACCTACCTGGGAGACATCGACGGTATTTCCGGGGCCACGATCATGGGCGACGGCAGCGTGGTCCTGATTCTCGATCCTCACGAAGTCTATGCTCTGGCCACTTCCCGCTCGGGGAGGTAG
- the dprA gene encoding DNA-processing protein DprA, which translates to MQPERRDEYLASLALRNSGGLGPRTWKRLLEHFGRAVVAVEHAGQWHDLGLARKNQVREFLIGSWRTATDQEARAAQDKGMEVLLWSDPDYPTILRRIPNPPALLYLTGDRGLLGSPALALVGSRKCSRYGMEAVRSISREVSRAGICVVSGFAAGIDRQAHVSALEEIGSSIAVLGTGLDLLYPAANKDLWLRLLRQGLIVTEFAPGTRPDAVNFPHRNRIISGLSLGVLVVEAAVRSGSLITASIALEQGREVFALPGPVNMESYDGCHHLIRQGATLVRTVEDILTELRPQLVDARAPVTPHSVSNPPTFDPHVIVMKSTDSSKDMPGDSPMGPISTVPPDSRDISIDERTFQTLNPDEQRLVNFLEHRDKVHIDDICNGLDGEPSRVSTLLLLLEMRSLVMRYPGMYYSLCGR; encoded by the coding sequence ATGCAACCGGAACGACGCGACGAGTACCTGGCCAGCCTGGCGCTGCGCAACAGTGGCGGCCTGGGGCCGCGGACCTGGAAGCGTCTGCTGGAGCACTTCGGGCGGGCCGTCGTGGCCGTGGAGCATGCCGGACAATGGCATGACCTGGGGTTGGCGCGGAAAAACCAGGTCCGGGAGTTTCTGATCGGTTCTTGGCGAACGGCCACGGACCAGGAGGCCCGTGCCGCCCAAGACAAGGGCATGGAAGTCCTGCTCTGGTCGGACCCTGACTATCCGACAATTTTACGCCGCATCCCCAACCCGCCGGCATTGCTCTACCTGACCGGAGATCGCGGCCTGCTCGGCTCCCCGGCCCTGGCCTTGGTCGGCTCCCGGAAGTGCTCCCGCTACGGCATGGAGGCCGTGCGGTCCATCAGCCGGGAAGTGTCTCGAGCCGGGATCTGCGTGGTTTCCGGATTCGCCGCGGGCATCGACCGCCAAGCCCATGTTTCGGCCTTGGAGGAGATCGGCTCCAGCATCGCCGTTCTGGGCACGGGCTTGGATCTGCTGTATCCCGCCGCGAACAAGGATCTCTGGCTGCGTCTGCTTCGCCAGGGACTGATCGTGACGGAGTTCGCGCCGGGCACTCGGCCGGACGCGGTCAATTTTCCGCATCGCAACCGGATCATCAGCGGCTTGTCCCTTGGGGTCCTGGTGGTCGAAGCCGCCGTGCGCAGCGGCAGCCTGATCACGGCCTCCATTGCCCTGGAGCAAGGACGCGAAGTCTTCGCCCTGCCCGGTCCGGTGAACATGGAAAGCTACGACGGCTGCCACCACTTGATACGTCAAGGCGCGACCCTGGTCCGGACCGTGGAGGACATTCTCACGGAACTGCGGCCCCAACTCGTCGACGCCAGAGCCCCGGTCACCCCGCATTCCGTTTCGAACCCTCCAACATTCGATCCTCATGTCATCGTCATGAAATCCACGGACTCGTCGAAAGACATGCCTGGCGATTCCCCCATGGGACCGATTTCGACCGTCCCGCCCGACAGCCGCGACATCTCGATTGATGAAAGAACATTTCAGACGCTGAATCCTGATGAACAGCGTTTGGTCAACTTTCTTGAACACCGGGACAAGGTGCATATCGACGATATCTGCAACGGACTGGACGGAGAGCCTTCGCGGGTCAGCACGCTCTTGCTGCTTCTGGAAATGCGTTCCCTTGTCATGCGCTATCCGGGGATGTACTATTCGCTGTGCGGACGATAA
- a CDS encoding response regulator codes for MKHILIVDDSKTVRNLVAFIMKREGFRVTMAEDGMDGLEKLYSAGELDLIISDINMPRMDGFTFIKNIREQDAFRDIPIIVLSTEGQEKDIQKGIGLGANLYMVKPAQPEKLVRNVKMLLG; via the coding sequence GTGAAGCATATTCTTATCGTCGACGACTCCAAAACGGTTCGCAACCTCGTCGCCTTCATCATGAAACGGGAAGGCTTTCGGGTGACCATGGCCGAAGACGGCATGGACGGTTTGGAAAAACTTTATTCAGCCGGAGAATTGGACCTGATCATCAGCGACATTAACATGCCCCGAATGGACGGTTTCACTTTTATCAAGAATATTCGCGAGCAGGATGCTTTTCGCGATATCCCGATCATCGTCCTGTCCACCGAAGGCCAGGAAAAGGACATCCAAAAAGGGATCGGCCTGGGTGCGAACCTATACATGGTCAAACCGGCCCAGCCCGAAAAACTGGTCCGCAACGTGAAAATGCTTCTGGGATAG
- a CDS encoding tyrosine recombinase XerC: protein MSWTADKNDLSSFGRMFMAHLGVEKGYAEATLDAYGVDLLQFEHFVREKGLAPESPESVTRDTVRGYLADLHRQGIKRSSVARKLAALRSYFRFLIRQDILRVTPCAAITNPRQDVRHPTTLNVDQALRLVEAAHEPDPRSLRDMALLELLYGSGLRISEALGLDLYDVDMNQGMVRVLGKGGKERLAPMTEPGVERMRAYLEHRGAFCAKPEERAVFLGLRGGRLNRREAAKIVDKIAALAGLERRISPHVLRHSFASHLLESGADLRSVQELLGHARLSTTQRYTHLDLARIVQVYDQTHPLAGNAGGGKNSEVGSQEPEG from the coding sequence ATGTCCTGGACCGCCGACAAGAATGATCTGTCCTCCTTTGGACGGATGTTCATGGCGCATCTGGGCGTGGAAAAGGGCTACGCCGAAGCCACTTTGGACGCGTACGGAGTGGACCTGCTCCAGTTCGAGCATTTCGTCCGGGAAAAGGGCCTTGCCCCCGAGTCCCCGGAGAGCGTTACCCGGGACACGGTGCGCGGCTATCTGGCCGATCTGCACCGCCAAGGCATCAAACGCAGTTCCGTGGCCCGCAAGCTTGCTGCTCTGCGCTCCTACTTCCGCTTCCTGATCCGCCAGGACATTCTTCGCGTCACCCCCTGCGCCGCCATCACCAACCCTCGACAGGACGTCCGTCACCCGACGACCTTGAACGTGGATCAGGCTCTGCGGCTGGTGGAGGCCGCCCATGAGCCGGATCCCCGCTCGTTGCGGGATATGGCTCTGCTGGAACTGCTGTATGGATCGGGGTTGCGGATCAGCGAGGCCTTGGGCCTGGACCTCTACGACGTGGACATGAATCAAGGCATGGTTCGCGTTCTGGGAAAAGGGGGGAAGGAGCGCTTGGCGCCTATGACCGAGCCCGGAGTGGAGCGGATGCGCGCCTACCTGGAACACCGGGGAGCGTTTTGCGCCAAGCCTGAGGAACGGGCGGTTTTTCTTGGATTGCGCGGCGGACGGTTGAATCGGCGCGAGGCCGCCAAGATCGTGGACAAGATCGCGGCCCTGGCCGGGTTGGAGCGCCGGATCAGCCCCCACGTCCTGCGCCACAGTTTCGCCTCTCATCTGCTGGAATCCGGAGCGGATTTGCGCAGCGTCCAGGAACTTCTGGGTCATGCTAGGCTCAGCACCACCCAGCGCTACACCCACCTGGATCTGGCCCGGATCGTCCAGGTCTACGATCAAACCCATCCCTTGGCCGGAAACGCCGGGGGAGGGAAGAACTCAGAAGTCGGAAGTCAGGAACCGGAGGGCTGA
- the sucD gene encoding succinate--CoA ligase subunit alpha: MQLNEHDGKTLFEESGVPTPKGLLLFPDDLSEGRRLELTSRLVGIPSPWMLKAQVLSGGRGKQGGIVSLKSLEELFTNAETLFQMIVNDRKVPLLRIEQRADITREFYLSLTLHREWGCPVLTIGRRGGVDVEAIGAEDPENLLFQKINPFAGLLDHHIRTAFFHLGLDRDAAKAFWPGFQTLVCNLWNCFLRNGLLLAEINPLVLTGDDRWLALDGKVEVDDNLADQRPELRRYERDVYFSDQECRARQAGLSYHRFGGRVGLMVNGAGLAMATMDLLTFSGLEPANFLDLGGGAGQKAMDAAMAILLDDPQVKAVLINLFGGILSCEKVAAALKNALGGRPPSKPVVVRLSGHGAEAGCALLEDVPGNTLHVTDDLSQALAMLKTLVPSRTPVAEGTGGRTPSSSFSSSGWTPVAVAESLRRNRPFGLNASSQVLVQGLTGREGQRHAALMLEYGTRVVAGVTPFKGGENVLGVPVYSSVAAAVSEHQVDVSIIFVPAVVAADAILEAAQAGVPWIVCITEGIPQMDMLRVLNQLNDSPSRLIGPNTPGLIVPGEIKVGIMPGHIFTPGPVAVLSRSGTLTYETVHRLSADGIGQSVCIGVGGDPYVGLGLTPSAELVIADPRTEAVLILGEIGGRAEEETAEHLRATGWDGPILAFIAGRTAPEGKRLGHAGAILEKGGGGIQAKLDRLQAAGSIICANLDDITRLTKEALGR; the protein is encoded by the coding sequence ATGCAACTGAACGAACATGACGGCAAGACACTCTTTGAGGAATCGGGTGTTCCCACGCCCAAAGGTCTGTTGCTTTTTCCGGACGATTTGTCCGAGGGGCGACGCTTGGAACTGACGTCCCGATTGGTTGGGATACCCTCGCCCTGGATGCTCAAGGCTCAGGTGCTCTCCGGCGGACGCGGCAAGCAAGGGGGGATCGTCTCCCTGAAATCCCTTGAAGAACTGTTCACTAACGCTGAGACCTTGTTTCAAATGATCGTCAACGACCGAAAGGTCCCGTTGCTGCGTATTGAACAACGGGCGGACATCACCCGGGAGTTCTATCTCAGCCTGACCCTGCATCGGGAGTGGGGCTGTCCGGTGCTGACCATCGGACGCCGAGGCGGTGTGGACGTGGAAGCCATCGGTGCCGAGGATCCGGAAAATCTCTTATTTCAGAAGATTAATCCTTTTGCAGGGTTGTTAGACCATCACATTCGCACGGCTTTTTTTCATTTGGGGCTGGACCGAGACGCTGCCAAGGCCTTTTGGCCGGGTTTTCAAACCCTGGTGTGCAACCTCTGGAATTGCTTCCTGCGCAACGGTTTGCTGCTGGCGGAAATCAACCCCTTGGTGCTGACGGGGGACGACCGTTGGCTGGCCCTGGATGGCAAGGTGGAGGTGGACGACAACCTGGCGGATCAGCGTCCGGAGTTGCGGCGCTATGAACGGGACGTCTATTTCAGCGATCAAGAGTGCAGGGCCAGGCAGGCGGGCTTGAGCTATCACCGTTTCGGCGGCCGAGTGGGACTGATGGTCAACGGAGCCGGGCTGGCCATGGCCACCATGGACCTGCTTACCTTTTCCGGCCTGGAGCCGGCTAATTTTCTCGATTTGGGCGGAGGCGCCGGTCAAAAAGCCATGGACGCGGCCATGGCCATCCTGCTCGACGACCCTCAGGTCAAAGCCGTGCTGATCAACCTGTTTGGCGGTATCCTTTCCTGTGAAAAGGTGGCCGCGGCTCTGAAGAACGCCCTGGGTGGCCGCCCGCCGTCCAAACCGGTGGTTGTGCGGCTTTCCGGCCATGGGGCCGAGGCCGGTTGCGCCTTGCTGGAGGACGTGCCCGGAAACACTTTGCATGTAACCGACGACTTGAGCCAAGCCCTGGCCATGTTGAAGACGCTTGTCCCGAGCCGGACTCCGGTCGCGGAGGGCACCGGTGGGCGAACCCCAAGTTCCTCCTTCAGCTCTTCAGGGTGGACGCCCGTTGCCGTCGCCGAGAGCTTGCGCCGTAATCGGCCCTTCGGCCTGAATGCTTCCTCCCAGGTTTTGGTTCAGGGGCTGACCGGAAGGGAAGGGCAGCGTCATGCCGCCTTGATGTTAGAATATGGAACGCGGGTCGTGGCCGGAGTGACGCCCTTTAAAGGCGGGGAGAACGTGCTTGGGGTGCCGGTTTACTCCAGCGTGGCCGCGGCGGTGTCCGAACACCAAGTCGACGTTTCCATTATATTCGTTCCCGCCGTGGTGGCCGCGGACGCCATCTTGGAAGCTGCCCAGGCCGGAGTGCCGTGGATCGTCTGCATTACCGAGGGCATTCCTCAAATGGACATGCTCAGGGTGCTCAATCAGCTCAACGACTCGCCCAGCAGGCTGATCGGTCCCAATACTCCCGGCCTGATCGTTCCCGGCGAGATCAAGGTCGGAATCATGCCCGGCCATATCTTCACCCCTGGGCCAGTGGCCGTGCTCTCTCGCAGCGGTACGCTGACCTATGAAACCGTACACCGGCTCTCCGCTGACGGCATTGGCCAGTCCGTGTGCATCGGTGTGGGCGGAGACCCATACGTTGGTTTAGGATTGACGCCAAGCGCCGAGTTGGTGATCGCTGATCCCCGGACCGAAGCCGTGTTGATCCTGGGTGAGATCGGCGGACGGGCCGAAGAGGAAACCGCCGAGCATTTGCGGGCCACGGGCTGGGACGGCCCGATCCTGGCCTTCATCGCCGGACGGACCGCTCCCGAGGGCAAGCGTCTCGGCCATGCCGGAGCCATTCTGGAAAAGGGCGGCGGTGGTATCCAGGCCAAACTGGACCGCCTTCAGGCCGCCGGTTCGATCATCTGCGCGAACCTGGACGACATCACCCGTCTGACCAAGGAGGCGTTAGGAAGATGA
- a CDS encoding 23S rRNA (pseudouridine(1915)-N(3))-methyltransferase RlmH yields the protein MKAIACLAVGRLKTPHWMRAAEHYATLIGRFVRFERMEIKDAPGHFALERRIDMEGKSLLGKLGARDRLLGLDARGQGFSSEGFAAALEKWWEDPVRRPCFVLGGAFGFSGELRERCDQLISLSPMTLPHELARVVLFEQIYRALSIQRGTGYHH from the coding sequence ATGAAAGCAATAGCCTGCCTGGCGGTGGGGCGGTTGAAGACGCCGCACTGGATGCGGGCCGCTGAGCACTACGCGACGTTGATCGGACGCTTTGTCCGGTTTGAACGGATGGAGATCAAGGACGCTCCGGGCCATTTTGCCCTGGAACGGCGAATCGACATGGAGGGCAAGTCCCTGCTGGGCAAGCTGGGTGCCAGGGATCGGCTCCTGGGGTTGGACGCGAGGGGACAGGGCTTTTCTTCGGAAGGCTTTGCCGCGGCCCTGGAAAAATGGTGGGAAGATCCGGTACGCAGACCCTGTTTCGTGCTGGGAGGAGCCTTTGGCTTTTCCGGAGAGCTCCGGGAGCGATGCGATCAGTTGATCAGCCTGAGTCCCATGACCTTGCCTCATGAACTGGCCCGTGTGGTGCTTTTCGAGCAGATTTACCGAGCCCTGAGCATCCAGCGGGGAACCGGCTATCACCATTGA
- a CDS encoding GGDEF domain-containing protein: MAFFQSLWPPDQVEWTVFQRGPMALEQVFNAPPDLLLVDDDLPQLSGPTLVNMVKSENVYRQLPVVLCLTEEKPLENMDFHAVEMDDFLVYPISPLEARSRLSLTLHRASRELDANPLTKLPGNTSIIQRIQDLIDRKEPFALAYVDLDHFKSFNDKYGFSRGDEVLMMAARVIVNTIRSFAGKLTFVGHVGGDDFVFILPPDTVESACQRIVESFDGIVPHFYDQDDQERGFILSTDRKGNMQRFSMMSVSIAVIFNTDGRLKHFGEASQIAMNLKKKAKSIPGSSYVLDRRQE, encoded by the coding sequence GTGGCGTTTTTCCAAAGTCTCTGGCCGCCGGACCAGGTGGAGTGGACGGTGTTCCAACGCGGCCCCATGGCCCTGGAGCAAGTCTTCAACGCCCCGCCGGATCTGCTCCTGGTGGACGACGACCTGCCCCAGCTTTCCGGGCCGACCCTGGTGAACATGGTCAAAAGTGAGAACGTCTATCGTCAGTTGCCCGTGGTTCTTTGCCTGACCGAGGAAAAACCGCTGGAAAACATGGATTTTCATGCGGTGGAGATGGATGACTTTCTCGTCTATCCCATTTCGCCCTTGGAAGCCCGGTCCCGGCTCAGCCTGACCCTGCATCGCGCTTCCCGTGAGTTGGATGCCAATCCACTGACCAAGCTGCCCGGCAATACTTCCATCATTCAGCGCATCCAGGATTTGATCGACCGCAAGGAGCCTTTCGCCCTGGCTTACGTGGACCTGGATCATTTCAAGTCCTTTAACGACAAATACGGTTTTTCCCGAGGCGACGAAGTCCTGATGATGGCCGCACGGGTCATCGTGAACACCATCCGCTCCTTTGCGGGAAAACTCACTTTTGTAGGGCACGTGGGCGGAGACGATTTCGTCTTCATTCTGCCCCCGGACACGGTGGAGTCCGCCTGTCAACGGATTGTGGAGAGCTTCGACGGCATCGTCCCCCATTTTTACGATCAGGACGACCAGGAGCGCGGCTTCATCCTTTCCACGGACCGCAAGGGCAACATGCAGCGGTTTTCCATGATGTCCGTGTCCATCGCCGTGATTTTCAACACCGACGGTCGGCTCAAACACTTCGGGGAGGCCTCTCAGATCGCCATGAACCTGAAAAAGAAGGCCAAATCCATCCCTGGCAGTTCCTATGTCCTGGACCGCCGACAAGAATGA
- the ybgF gene encoding tol-pal system protein YbgF, whose protein sequence is MYRLWMALIIGTGFLGGCASPSMQQGRIGNLEYALVEVRDRQDRLADEFRERLDSMEVSLLQQERFLQDVLAAQDPTRLVVEDIPRRPPPASVSGPGPAPVSVARSPEAAPFEADQAEAVPTSRTPSEPASVPAPRQTPDPEVRPSPAPKPPDSVDSRDQNQAKELYGQALAKYYRGDYAQARADFFAFQERFPNHPLMPNALYWQAETHYAQKQFAQSILVFKELSRRFPKSAKAPDALLKAGFAYEQLGDYPNARFHLRIVIDDYPDTPASRLAQERLSRLPANVS, encoded by the coding sequence ATGTATCGGCTTTGGATGGCCTTGATCATTGGGACGGGATTTCTCGGCGGATGCGCTTCCCCGTCGATGCAACAAGGCCGCATCGGCAATCTGGAGTATGCCCTGGTGGAAGTCCGCGACCGCCAGGACCGGCTGGCGGATGAATTCCGGGAACGTCTGGACTCCATGGAAGTGTCGCTGCTGCAACAGGAGCGTTTTCTTCAGGATGTCCTGGCCGCGCAAGACCCGACCAGGTTGGTCGTCGAGGATATCCCCCGGCGGCCTCCGCCGGCGTCCGTTTCTGGTCCTGGTCCCGCGCCCGTTTCGGTGGCCCGGTCCCCGGAGGCCGCGCCTTTTGAGGCGGATCAGGCAGAGGCTGTTCCGACGTCTCGGACACCTTCCGAACCCGCATCCGTTCCCGCTCCTCGCCAGACTCCGGACCCCGAGGTTCGGCCCTCCCCGGCGCCCAAGCCGCCCGATTCAGTTGATTCACGGGATCAAAACCAGGCCAAGGAACTGTACGGTCAGGCCCTGGCAAAATATTATCGAGGCGATTACGCCCAGGCCCGCGCGGATTTTTTCGCCTTTCAAGAACGCTTTCCGAATCACCCCCTGATGCCCAACGCTTTGTATTGGCAAGCCGAGACCCACTACGCCCAAAAGCAGTTCGCGCAGTCCATCCTGGTCTTCAAAGAGCTGAGTCGACGGTTTCCCAAAAGCGCCAAGGCCCCCGACGCCCTGCTCAAGGCCGGGTTCGCCTACGAACAATTGGGGGACTATCCCAACGCCCGCTTTCATCTCCGGATCGTCATCGACGACTACCCCGACACTCCGGCCTCCCGGCTGGCCCAGGAACGCCTTTCGCGACTGCCGGCCAATGTTTCCTGA
- a CDS encoding HDOD domain-containing protein: MSEDLRTERKGQLLAVKDLPTLPVVLEEVSKLLEDPNSSTQQIAKLISRDQVLSAKVLKMVNSPIYGFPGRISTIQHALVLLGFNVIKGLIISTSVFELMTTSMVGLWEHSVGCAMACNAIAREAGFKDPEEYAVAGLLHDLGKVIVALQMPTAKEEIDAVVRQEDVLYLDAEKKVLGFGHDRINAWVADHWNLPVNLKIGISGHHRPVTAQHYPKMACVVHVGDVLIRTLEIGSGGDDLVPRLDPEALALLQLDMSQLDKVLDVMLAEIEGDGLSMGLG, translated from the coding sequence ATGAGCGAGGATCTGCGCACCGAACGTAAGGGGCAATTGCTGGCAGTCAAGGATCTGCCCACGCTGCCCGTGGTGTTGGAAGAAGTTTCCAAACTTTTGGAGGATCCCAACTCCTCGACGCAACAGATCGCCAAACTGATCTCCCGGGACCAAGTACTGTCGGCCAAGGTTCTGAAGATGGTCAATTCCCCCATCTACGGGTTCCCCGGACGAATCAGCACCATTCAGCACGCCCTGGTCCTGCTGGGGTTCAACGTCATCAAGGGGCTGATCATCAGCACCTCCGTGTTTGAGTTGATGACCACTTCCATGGTCGGTCTGTGGGAACACAGCGTGGGGTGCGCCATGGCCTGCAACGCCATTGCCCGGGAGGCCGGGTTCAAGGATCCCGAGGAATATGCCGTTGCCGGTCTGCTGCACGATCTGGGGAAGGTCATCGTGGCTCTGCAAATGCCGACGGCCAAGGAAGAGATTGACGCCGTGGTCCGCCAGGAAGACGTGCTTTATCTGGACGCGGAAAAGAAGGTGCTCGGCTTCGGCCATGACCGGATCAACGCCTGGGTCGCGGATCATTGGAACCTGCCCGTGAACCTGAAGATTGGCATTTCCGGCCATCATCGTCCCGTTACCGCGCAGCATTATCCCAAAATGGCCTGCGTGGTGCATGTGGGCGACGTTCTGATCCGGACTCTGGAAATAGGCTCCGGCGGCGACGACTTGGTGCCCCGCCTCGATCCCGAGGCACTGGCCTTGCTGCAGCTGGACATGAGCCAATTGGACAAGGTTCTGGACGTCATGCTCGCGGAGATCGAAGGCGACGGGCTGTCCATGGGGCTGGGATAA